From a single Brassica oleracea var. oleracea cultivar TO1000 chromosome C5, BOL, whole genome shotgun sequence genomic region:
- the LOC106293546 gene encoding CCA tRNA nucleotidyltransferase, mitochondrial-like: MKESRRYGAAGMLSQSGSEDCGGMVVDWLLETVAIHALLNCKEGRSCQREGARFGFTLDEELKQDASSEEVRVALGEKISRERIGNEIDLMISGNGPVSAVTYLSDLKLFGVVFAFPSSSEPAPSEDCGSLCKAYLEAMWSLIQTPELAKFNGEQRRLALYAALFLPFRKTVYKDNKGKLIPDVNHIFKFSLKRKTSDAETIINIHRTTERFLSLIHSLESKSGAQLDNLDWATDILEHWKSISLDDPEIPETSKIRVLTCIPL; this comes from the exons ATGAAGGAGAGTCGGAGATACGGTGCAGCCGGGATGTTGAGCCAGAGTGGAAGCGAGGATTGTGGTGGCATGGTGGTTGATTGGTTGCTGGAGACGGTGGCTATCCACGCGCTGTTGAATTGCAAAGAGGGAAGAAGCTGTCAAAGAGAAG GTGCAAGATTTGGTTTTACGCTGGATGAAGAACTAAAACAAGATGCTTCAAGCGAGGAAGTTAGGGTAGCTCTTGGTGAAAAAATTAGCAGAGAGCGGATTGGGAATGAA ATTGATTTGATGATATCTGGGAATGGGCCAGTTTCAGCAGTAACGTATCTTTCTGATCTGAAACTGTTTGGGGTTGTATTTGCGTTTCCCTCTTCATCGGAGCCTGCACCATCAGAGGATTGTGGCAG TCTCTGTAAAGCGTACTTGGAAGCAATGTGGAGCCTCATTCAAACACCTGAGCTAGCAAAGTTCAAT GGTGAACAAAGAAGACTTGCTCTGTATGCGGCTCTGTTTCTCCCCTTTAGGAAAACCGTTTACAAAGACAATAAGGGCAAATTG ATCCCTGATGTCAACCATATATTCAAATTCTCCTTGAAGCGGAAGACCAGTGATGCTGAAACG ATTATTAATATACATCGTACCACCGAGAGATTCCTATCGTTGATTCATTCCCTTGAGTCGAAGAGTGGCGCACAACTAGACAACCTTGATTGGGCCACTGATATTCTTGAGCACTGGAAGTCCATCTCCCTTGATGATCCAGAGATCCCAGAAACTTCAAAAATAAGAGTACTCACATGTATTCCTCTATAG